One Thermodesulfobacteriota bacterium DNA segment encodes these proteins:
- a CDS encoding cupredoxin domain-containing protein — translation MKFITSYLPALLILFSAYAALCLNPANAEEGAPAPPADVQKVEIVVDSYSFTPDHITVKAGKPVELMLRSVTSIVPHNFTIDDPASGLDVDVDVPSGEDVTVTFTPEKTGKFEFYCGKKGMFGSHRKKGMVGTIEVM, via the coding sequence ATGAAGTTCATAACCTCATACCTTCCCGCATTATTGATCCTCTTTTCCGCTTATGCCGCATTATGCCTTAACCCCGCGAATGCTGAGGAAGGCGCGCCAGCGCCTCCTGCCGACGTCCAGAAGGTCGAGATAGTCGTGGACAGCTATTCTTTCACGCCCGATCATATAACGGTGAAGGCGGGTAAGCCCGTCGAATTGATGTTGAGGAGCGTCACTTCGATCGTCCCGCATAACTTCACCATAGACGACCCCGCGTCAGGGCTCGACGTGGACGTCGACGTCCCTTCGGGCGAGGACGTAACGGTGACGTTCACGCCGGAGAAGACCGGAAAGTTCGAGTTCTACTGCGGCAAGAAAGGCATGTTCGGCTCGCACAGGAAAAAAGGGATGGTGGGGACGATTGAGGTGATGTGA
- a CDS encoding DUF3943 domain-containing protein, with the protein MKAKIVCAVILLLFQLAPARAEEPVTPHEPDDAVLPAEGTHADAPALKINDTNEPAPAPDLRPPGFKTYMEDTAIWYGAQWAARLWWVRDKNVKIFDGGFHTFWSNLTSDPIWDDEDDFVVNWVLHPFFGMLSYQFYRARGHSVWASALGSVIQSTLFEYAIEGWAVRPSGLDLIVTPALGVPLGWTMEQLSEWLIQQDSKAAHVAAYFANPTRVFVKDTQFGLINPVTGAFQYRGQFTISTTKGKALELGYPKFFEPPLPLGRVGLDIELITLEKALGGEFILYPMRFEFPSESNYWGVYMDIPYGGTNNVTDGDTDIRDGYEFGNLMVGVKSLLAKSKDFALGAGLEVYFPTSFTDDQDRLAQIIKYRRDFQMYLYKATTVSPYVTAGTWKGVFSVQGALGSDFIFNAEEFAGQDFEFRVNYHAAAGLNVPMTGSPILYCEFDGYSITTYDGAGGGTDLFISPGIRFGRKISPGFTVQIPVYGPTDDIANADYVFDFQLRF; encoded by the coding sequence TTGAAGGCGAAAATCGTCTGTGCCGTAATACTCTTGCTCTTCCAGCTCGCGCCGGCCCGGGCCGAAGAGCCCGTCACGCCGCACGAGCCTGACGACGCTGTTCTCCCCGCGGAGGGGACTCATGCCGACGCTCCCGCTCTTAAAATCAACGATACGAACGAGCCCGCTCCTGCCCCCGACCTCAGGCCTCCGGGCTTCAAGACCTACATGGAAGACACCGCGATATGGTACGGAGCGCAGTGGGCCGCGAGGCTCTGGTGGGTGAGAGACAAGAACGTAAAGATATTCGACGGGGGGTTCCACACGTTCTGGAGCAACCTGACGAGCGATCCGATCTGGGACGACGAGGACGATTTTGTCGTCAACTGGGTGCTGCACCCGTTCTTCGGCATGTTGTCATACCAGTTCTACAGGGCGAGGGGGCACAGCGTGTGGGCGTCCGCTTTAGGCTCCGTCATACAGAGCACGCTATTCGAATACGCGATCGAGGGGTGGGCCGTCAGGCCCTCGGGTCTCGATCTCATCGTCACCCCGGCGCTCGGCGTCCCGCTCGGATGGACGATGGAGCAGCTTTCCGAATGGCTGATACAGCAGGACTCGAAGGCGGCCCATGTCGCCGCCTACTTCGCCAACCCGACGAGGGTCTTCGTCAAGGACACGCAGTTCGGCCTCATCAACCCCGTAACGGGCGCGTTCCAGTACAGGGGACAGTTCACGATATCGACGACCAAGGGCAAGGCGCTAGAGCTCGGATACCCGAAATTCTTCGAGCCCCCGCTCCCTCTCGGCAGGGTGGGGCTGGACATCGAGCTTATCACGCTCGAGAAGGCGCTCGGCGGGGAGTTCATTCTATATCCGATGAGGTTCGAGTTCCCCTCCGAGAGCAATTACTGGGGCGTCTACATGGACATACCGTACGGCGGTACGAACAACGTGACCGACGGGGATACGGATATAAGGGACGGGTACGAATTCGGGAACCTCATGGTCGGGGTGAAATCGCTCCTGGCGAAATCGAAGGACTTCGCCCTGGGCGCGGGGCTCGAAGTGTATTTCCCGACCTCGTTCACAGACGACCAGGACAGGCTCGCGCAGATTATAAAATATAGAAGGGACTTCCAGATGTACCTCTACAAGGCGACGACCGTTTCGCCGTACGTCACGGCGGGGACATGGAAAGGGGTGTTCAGCGTGCAAGGCGCGCTCGGCTCGGACTTCATTTTCAACGCCGAGGAATTCGCGGGGCAGGACTTCGAGTTCAGGGTCAACTACCACGCGGCCGCGGGCCTGAACGTCCCCATGACGGGGTCGCCGATCCTGTACTGCGAGTTCGACGGGTACTCGATCACTACGTACGACGGCGCGGGCGGCGGCACCGACCTCTTCATCTCCCCCGGCATAAGGTTCGGGCGCAAGATAAGCCCCGGCTTCACCGTGCAGATACCCGTATACGGGCCTACGGACGACATAGCCAACGCCGACTACGTCTTCGACTTCCAGCTCCGGTTCTGA
- a CDS encoding IPTL-CTERM sorting domain-containing protein has product MSKSIINILLFVAIIGISGSSYALDFVKFGTSHDFNFWGAPNYEFNPFPSTVQYLAARGKNQLTSVELTDENVQAAFRGKFGVFEAVVISESINALSPTSYSLFNQFVSAGGCLILTGSHAGGEGEFLNNTFGYGVGVITVQDVVDTFAIQPGASGTVFAGGPATLVAADLTSAFSNTPGTVIYSGTKGVGVFTSPFGTGTVTAIGWDYCCTPPNDPNEILNWYEVVNRALDAECAPLVVQFDAIPTLSEWGMIAMAGVLGIAGLLIAIRKRKAAA; this is encoded by the coding sequence ATGTCAAAATCTATAATAAATATTCTACTGTTTGTTGCTATAATCGGCATATCCGGCTCTTCTTACGCGCTCGATTTCGTTAAATTCGGTACCAGCCATGACTTTAATTTCTGGGGCGCGCCGAATTATGAATTCAATCCGTTTCCGAGCACGGTCCAGTATCTGGCGGCCAGAGGAAAAAATCAATTAACCTCGGTCGAGCTTACGGATGAAAACGTGCAGGCCGCGTTCAGGGGCAAGTTCGGCGTATTCGAGGCGGTCGTTATATCGGAGTCTATCAATGCACTCTCCCCCACTTCATACAGCTTGTTTAATCAATTCGTAAGCGCCGGCGGATGCCTGATATTGACAGGCAGCCATGCAGGCGGAGAGGGTGAATTTCTCAATAACACGTTCGGATACGGCGTAGGCGTAATAACCGTACAGGATGTAGTAGACACATTTGCGATTCAACCCGGAGCATCGGGCACAGTGTTCGCCGGAGGTCCTGCTACACTGGTTGCCGCCGACCTGACGTCTGCATTCAGCAACACGCCGGGCACGGTGATATACAGCGGAACCAAAGGCGTGGGAGTGTTCACGTCCCCGTTCGGCACGGGTACGGTAACCGCAATAGGCTGGGATTACTGCTGCACGCCCCCGAACGACCCCAATGAAATATTAAACTGGTACGAAGTCGTAAACAGAGCGCTCGACGCCGAATGCGCGCCTCTCGTGGTGCAGTTCGATGCGATTCCTACCCTGTCCGAATGGGGGATGATCGCCATGGCGGGGGTATTAGGGATTGCCGGGTTATTGATCGCTATACGAAAGAGGAAAGCGGCAGCGTAA
- a CDS encoding CDP-alcohol phosphatidyltransferase family protein, which yields MKYASFKSVPDLLSFARLLLVPVIWALAALGLPVWTGVVLLAAGLTDVLDGIIARRWGVVTAYGSRLDSIADTLMEISAAGAVILLRPDIVASHWLILSVWVAVEASSILLGWIKFRRIGDLHLYLSKAAGIVAYGFVIYTLVIAYNEAFFYAAVPTLILASLECLLLQLFARSVDEHMRSIYHAYRAGRLF from the coding sequence ATGAAATACGCATCGTTTAAATCGGTTCCCGATCTCCTCTCATTCGCGAGGCTCCTCCTCGTGCCCGTCATCTGGGCGCTCGCCGCGCTAGGCCTGCCGGTCTGGACTGGCGTCGTACTCCTGGCTGCCGGTCTCACCGACGTGCTCGACGGGATAATCGCGCGGAGGTGGGGCGTCGTTACGGCATACGGGAGCAGGCTCGACTCGATCGCCGACACGCTCATGGAGATATCGGCCGCCGGGGCGGTCATTCTGCTGAGGCCCGACATTGTCGCGTCGCACTGGCTCATACTCTCAGTGTGGGTCGCGGTGGAGGCGTCTTCAATCCTCCTGGGCTGGATAAAGTTCAGGAGGATAGGGGACCTCCACCTCTACCTGTCGAAGGCGGCAGGCATAGTTGCATACGGGTTCGTCATATACACTCTCGTCATTGCTTACAACGAGGCGTTTTTTTACGCTGCTGTCCCGACCCTCATCCTGGCGTCGCTCGAATGCCTGCTGCTCCAGCTCTTCGCCCGGAGCGTGGACGAGCACATGAGGTCGATATACCACGCATACCGCGCGGGGAGGCTCTTTTGA